In Bacillus rossius redtenbacheri isolate Brsri chromosome 15, Brsri_v3, whole genome shotgun sequence, one genomic interval encodes:
- the LOC134539740 gene encoding TATA box-binding protein-associated factor RNA polymerase I subunit B isoform X1, which yields MNRKLTCEVCGGGDYYTDSGFYFCNECHAQSQEVVEEVINTGEAYVYGRSLSVKSNASTSSVQSVSTGHDWTTWECYNFVLKGLVDELISLGAPPELKLVVLQLWVILLKKLDVAFISSHHLPKLGFNYHDKDMFVVYGMSAKKKSRKVNKKKKTVDDQHNTSEETDVLNSSAVPLKRGVTKKALARADYASSRVDNPDDLLSSVLDDDLSDSSFGVPSTSSRKSFDRWSMFSRKAMEKFDKMKTKEAKPVDHKVRQRDPSYITRSRLLCILYLGLRLVDSNIFLGDVMRWISEGALSYHEVSQFFPACTNLKAVDGLLFGAFPRTVVHATVRKMSAELAKLLRVNAFPAPHVLSLAARYVEELQLPSDVLDCVRKMYAMHPPNMEFDAASSEVPNYEGRAMAFIIVVLKLLFGLDGKTEHVNSETAAEFNNRYLSSEEGKLFVWDDWQGYVECRKAFVSLFHFPTKDAVCRDGHEGIELYIEELKQLREKAEGGNRNIFVKKERMNPSITSVLERTFQKLAALEPNNFSGIKFKPSLMPNTSYLEEISEVYTTKVFLEFPFPELLKQDFKATELKFLLDPYWLVKTARMKGMKIRLRHNSAQNKVKKVNVERLQVTNKLHCAYLEGVASSSGVKTALGPDSACPPEGGELRGGVAEQLPGDPQSEADDGVEYAFSRQNKRKRKSSSSGDARVSKKRDFKGGPCFRGKCAIGSAAEPEETGPEGPEGCFRINVPSSQYWILGIPHKRFFTLDKFDSKVMPRFTTSFRWLLSECAGLLGMTEYDLYTEVLVVEALHGYVLAPDSVRTEEEGFLRFVNHVKTHW from the exons ATGAATAGAAAACTTACGTGTGAAGTTTGTGGAGGTGGCGATTACTACACAGACAgtggattttatttttgtaacgaATGTCATGCTCAATCGCAG GAAGTTGTGGAAGAAGTGATCAACACGGGGGAGGCGTATGTGTATGGGCGCAGCCTTTCTGTGAAGAGCAATGCTTCAACTTCTAGTGTGCAGTCTGTGTCCACAG GTCATGATTGGACCACTTGGGAGTGCTACAACTTTGTTCTGAAAGGCTTGGTTGATGAGCTTATCTCCTTGGGCGCCCCGCCCGAACTGAAGCTAGTGGTGTTGCAGCTCTGGGTGATTCTGCTGAAGAAGCTCGATGTGGCCTTCATTTCCAGCCACCACCTGCCCAAGCTAGGATTTAACTACCACGACAA AGATATGTTCGTCGTTTACGGCATGTCCGCCAAAAAGAAGTCCAGAAAGGTGAACAAGAAGAAGAAAACTGTTGATGACCAACACAACACGTCTGAGGAAACGGATGTTTTGAACTCATCGGCTGTGCCCTTGAAAAGAGGGGTAACGAAG AAAGCTTTGGCCAGAGCAGACTATGCCAGTTCCCGTGTCGACAACCCAGATGATTTGTTGAGTAGCGTACTTGATGACGACCTGTCGGACAGTTCGTTTGGTGTTCCTTCAACTTCATCTCGAAAGTCGTTTGACAG GTGGAGCATGTTTTCTCGAAAGGCGATGGAGAAGTTTGACAAGATGAAAACGAAGGAGGCGAAGCCAGTGGATCATAAAGTACGCCAGAGAGACCCGTCCTACATCACGCGCAGCAGGCTACTGTGCATCTTGTACCTCGGCCTGCGACTGGTCGACAGCAACATCTTCCTGGGGGATGTGATGAG GTGGATCTCGGAGGGTGCGCTGTCCTATCACGAGGTGTCGCAGTTCTTCCCGGCTTGTACCAACCTGAAGGCGGTGGACGGCCTGTTGTTCGGCGCGTTCCCCAGGACGGTCGTCCACGCCACCGTCAGGAAGATGTCCGCCGAGCTGGCGAAGCTGCTCCGCGTCAACGCTTTCCCGGCGCCCCACGTGCTGTCCCTGGCGGCCAGATACGTGGAGGAGTTGCAGCTCCCGA GCGATGTGTTGGACTGTGTCAGGAAGATGTATGCCATGCACCCACCGAACATGGAGTTTGACGCAGCGAGCAGCGAAGTTCCCAACTACGAGGGGAGAGCCATGGCGTTCATCATCGTCGTTCTCAAACTCTTGTTTGGTTTGGACGGGAAGACAGAGCACGTGAATTCTGAAACCGCTGCCGAGTTCAACAA CAGGTATCTGAGCAGTGAAGAAGGAAAGCTGTTCGTGTGGGACGACTGGCAGGGTTACGTCGAGTGCCGCAAAGCCTTCGTCTCCCTGTTTCACTTCCCGACGAAAGATGCGGTGTGCAGGGACGGCCATGAAGGAATCGAGCTGTATATCGAGGAACTGAAACAGCTCAGAGAGAAGGCAGAGGGTGGAAAcagaaatattttcgtgaaaaagGAAA ggatGAACCCATCAATCACATCAGTTCTTGAAAGAACGTTCCAAAAATTGGCGGCTTTGGAGCCCAACAATTTTTCGGGCATCAAATTTAAGCCCTCGCTGATGCCAAATACTTCGTATCTTGAAGAAATTAGTGAGGTGTATACCACCAAAGTATTTCTTGAGTTCCCATTCCCAGAACTTTTGAAGCAAGATTTCAAAGCAACGGAGTTGAAATTCTTACTCGACCCATACTG gctcGTCAAAACGGCCCGTATGAAAGGCATGAAGATCAGACTCAGGCATAACAGCGCACAGAACAAAGTGAAGAAGGTGAATGTGGAACGTCTACAGGTGACGAACAAGTTACACTGTGCGTACCTTGAAGGCGTTGCCAGCAGCTCGGGAGTGAAGACAGCTCTCGGCCCTGACTCTGCATGTCCTCCGGAGGGTGGGGAACTGCGCGGAGGGGTGGCGGAGCAACTTCCAGGGGACCCACAGTCTGAAGCGGATGATGGTGTAGAGTACGCGTTCTCGAGGCAAAACAAGCGAAAGAGGAAATCTTCCAGCTCCGGAGATGCTCGCGTTTCGAAGAAACGGGACTTCAAAGGTGGTCCGTGCTTCAGGGGGAAGTGTGCAATCGGGAGTGCCGCCGAGCCGGAAGAGACCGGACCCGAAGGTCCCGAGGGCTGTTTCAGAATCAACGTTCCCAGCTCCCAGTACTGGATCCTTGGAATCCCCCACAAAAGGTTTTTTACCTTGGACAAGTTCGACTCCAAAGTCATGCCGAGGTTCACCACTTCGTTCCGCTGGCTGCTGTCGGAGTGTGCCGGCCTGCTCGGCATGACCGAGTACGACTTGTACACGGAAGTGTTGGTGGTCGAAGCGTTGCATGGGTACGTCCTGGCCCCTGATTCCGTCAGGACGGAGGAGGAAGGTTTTCTTCGTTTTGTAAACCACGTGAAGACACACTGGTAA
- the LOC134539740 gene encoding TATA box-binding protein-associated factor RNA polymerase I subunit B isoform X2 produces MNRKLTCEVCGGGDYYTDSGFYFCNECHAQSQEVVEEVINTGEAYVYGRSLSVKSNASTSSVQSVSTGHDWTTWECYNFVLKGLVDELISLGAPPELKLVVLQLWVILLKKLDVAFISSHHLPKLGFNYHDKDMFVVYGMSAKKKSRKVNKKKKTVDDQHNTSEETDVLNSSAVPLKRGVTKKALARADYASSRVDNPDDLLSSVLDDDLSDSSFGVPSTSSRKSFDRWSMFSRKAMEKFDKMKTKEAKPVDHKVRQRDPSYITRSRLLCILYLGLRLVDSNIFLGDVMRWISEGALSYHEVSQFFPACTNLKAVDGLLFGAFPRTVVHATVRKMSAELAKLLRVNAFPAPHVLSLAARYVEELQLPSDVLDCVRKMYAMHPPNMEFDAASSEVPNYEGRAMAFIIVVLKLLFGLDGKTEHVNSETAAEFNKYLSSEEGKLFVWDDWQGYVECRKAFVSLFHFPTKDAVCRDGHEGIELYIEELKQLREKAEGGNRNIFVKKERMNPSITSVLERTFQKLAALEPNNFSGIKFKPSLMPNTSYLEEISEVYTTKVFLEFPFPELLKQDFKATELKFLLDPYWLVKTARMKGMKIRLRHNSAQNKVKKVNVERLQVTNKLHCAYLEGVASSSGVKTALGPDSACPPEGGELRGGVAEQLPGDPQSEADDGVEYAFSRQNKRKRKSSSSGDARVSKKRDFKGGPCFRGKCAIGSAAEPEETGPEGPEGCFRINVPSSQYWILGIPHKRFFTLDKFDSKVMPRFTTSFRWLLSECAGLLGMTEYDLYTEVLVVEALHGYVLAPDSVRTEEEGFLRFVNHVKTHW; encoded by the exons ATGAATAGAAAACTTACGTGTGAAGTTTGTGGAGGTGGCGATTACTACACAGACAgtggattttatttttgtaacgaATGTCATGCTCAATCGCAG GAAGTTGTGGAAGAAGTGATCAACACGGGGGAGGCGTATGTGTATGGGCGCAGCCTTTCTGTGAAGAGCAATGCTTCAACTTCTAGTGTGCAGTCTGTGTCCACAG GTCATGATTGGACCACTTGGGAGTGCTACAACTTTGTTCTGAAAGGCTTGGTTGATGAGCTTATCTCCTTGGGCGCCCCGCCCGAACTGAAGCTAGTGGTGTTGCAGCTCTGGGTGATTCTGCTGAAGAAGCTCGATGTGGCCTTCATTTCCAGCCACCACCTGCCCAAGCTAGGATTTAACTACCACGACAA AGATATGTTCGTCGTTTACGGCATGTCCGCCAAAAAGAAGTCCAGAAAGGTGAACAAGAAGAAGAAAACTGTTGATGACCAACACAACACGTCTGAGGAAACGGATGTTTTGAACTCATCGGCTGTGCCCTTGAAAAGAGGGGTAACGAAG AAAGCTTTGGCCAGAGCAGACTATGCCAGTTCCCGTGTCGACAACCCAGATGATTTGTTGAGTAGCGTACTTGATGACGACCTGTCGGACAGTTCGTTTGGTGTTCCTTCAACTTCATCTCGAAAGTCGTTTGACAG GTGGAGCATGTTTTCTCGAAAGGCGATGGAGAAGTTTGACAAGATGAAAACGAAGGAGGCGAAGCCAGTGGATCATAAAGTACGCCAGAGAGACCCGTCCTACATCACGCGCAGCAGGCTACTGTGCATCTTGTACCTCGGCCTGCGACTGGTCGACAGCAACATCTTCCTGGGGGATGTGATGAG GTGGATCTCGGAGGGTGCGCTGTCCTATCACGAGGTGTCGCAGTTCTTCCCGGCTTGTACCAACCTGAAGGCGGTGGACGGCCTGTTGTTCGGCGCGTTCCCCAGGACGGTCGTCCACGCCACCGTCAGGAAGATGTCCGCCGAGCTGGCGAAGCTGCTCCGCGTCAACGCTTTCCCGGCGCCCCACGTGCTGTCCCTGGCGGCCAGATACGTGGAGGAGTTGCAGCTCCCGA GCGATGTGTTGGACTGTGTCAGGAAGATGTATGCCATGCACCCACCGAACATGGAGTTTGACGCAGCGAGCAGCGAAGTTCCCAACTACGAGGGGAGAGCCATGGCGTTCATCATCGTCGTTCTCAAACTCTTGTTTGGTTTGGACGGGAAGACAGAGCACGTGAATTCTGAAACCGCTGCCGAGTTCAACAA GTATCTGAGCAGTGAAGAAGGAAAGCTGTTCGTGTGGGACGACTGGCAGGGTTACGTCGAGTGCCGCAAAGCCTTCGTCTCCCTGTTTCACTTCCCGACGAAAGATGCGGTGTGCAGGGACGGCCATGAAGGAATCGAGCTGTATATCGAGGAACTGAAACAGCTCAGAGAGAAGGCAGAGGGTGGAAAcagaaatattttcgtgaaaaagGAAA ggatGAACCCATCAATCACATCAGTTCTTGAAAGAACGTTCCAAAAATTGGCGGCTTTGGAGCCCAACAATTTTTCGGGCATCAAATTTAAGCCCTCGCTGATGCCAAATACTTCGTATCTTGAAGAAATTAGTGAGGTGTATACCACCAAAGTATTTCTTGAGTTCCCATTCCCAGAACTTTTGAAGCAAGATTTCAAAGCAACGGAGTTGAAATTCTTACTCGACCCATACTG gctcGTCAAAACGGCCCGTATGAAAGGCATGAAGATCAGACTCAGGCATAACAGCGCACAGAACAAAGTGAAGAAGGTGAATGTGGAACGTCTACAGGTGACGAACAAGTTACACTGTGCGTACCTTGAAGGCGTTGCCAGCAGCTCGGGAGTGAAGACAGCTCTCGGCCCTGACTCTGCATGTCCTCCGGAGGGTGGGGAACTGCGCGGAGGGGTGGCGGAGCAACTTCCAGGGGACCCACAGTCTGAAGCGGATGATGGTGTAGAGTACGCGTTCTCGAGGCAAAACAAGCGAAAGAGGAAATCTTCCAGCTCCGGAGATGCTCGCGTTTCGAAGAAACGGGACTTCAAAGGTGGTCCGTGCTTCAGGGGGAAGTGTGCAATCGGGAGTGCCGCCGAGCCGGAAGAGACCGGACCCGAAGGTCCCGAGGGCTGTTTCAGAATCAACGTTCCCAGCTCCCAGTACTGGATCCTTGGAATCCCCCACAAAAGGTTTTTTACCTTGGACAAGTTCGACTCCAAAGTCATGCCGAGGTTCACCACTTCGTTCCGCTGGCTGCTGTCGGAGTGTGCCGGCCTGCTCGGCATGACCGAGTACGACTTGTACACGGAAGTGTTGGTGGTCGAAGCGTTGCATGGGTACGTCCTGGCCCCTGATTCCGTCAGGACGGAGGAGGAAGGTTTTCTTCGTTTTGTAAACCACGTGAAGACACACTGGTAA